A part of Drosophila ananassae strain 14024-0371.13 chromosome 2R, ASM1763931v2, whole genome shotgun sequence genomic DNA contains:
- the LOC6506194 gene encoding RNA polymerase II degradation factor 1 isoform X2: MGCGQSKIHLYPRKSKSKANGKKGGHADSDAETDEDEGHIEDAEKAQQRDREKHDESDDSSNKDVTDSDDDVAVSLLRAKNLSLLQSHQQNFFRMLDKKIDEGPDYDSASETEIALEEARLNALRQHWESASLTASICSSASRSLQTTPIRQVQVPLKQPPRGAGLLLQPSSAAAVSTAMVSIPATEYLPQHVMAGRQQQQVQQVQQVPQQQAAVLYQQQQQQLILLPQLDGSVVNTSTAAAAQLAQLQQQQLSQQQQLYQQQQQYLLTLPAGTKPQSVSPKRLLYGSTVAGAVPPGTSACPQPAAPPSVQYIAAGSQMMQPGASGGFLNGAGAISGIAAGRGPLQLAYYGAAPPSTAPPLATSAPIAPETYEPPTAPHSQNQQQQQQQPPTQPPPGAYYGEMMHGVQPASAVEYKFPPAISVQRLAPQVQRQLRETQELIKDSCPQLYAAGYGSPGPPIRNPNRNPTRTRPTLETQFSQELS, from the exons ATGGGCTGTGGACAAAGCAAGATACATTTGTATCCCAGGAAATCGAAGAGTAAAGCCAACGGCAAGAAAGGAGGACATG CCGACTCAGACGCCGAAACGGACGAGGACGAAGGCCACATCGAGGACGCCGAGAAGGCACAGCAACGCGACCGTGAGAAGCACGACGAGAGCGATGATTCAAGCAATAAGGATGTGACGGATAGTGACGACGACGTGGCCGTCTCCCTGCTGCGGGCCAAGAACCTATCCCTGCTCCAAAGCCA CCAACAGAACTTCTTCCGCATGCTGGACAAGAAGATTGATGAG GGCCCCGACTACGACTCGGCCAGCGAGACGGAGATCGCCCTGGAGGAGGCCCGACTGAACGCTCTGCGCCAGCACTGGGAATCCGCCAGCCTGACGGCCTCCATCTGCTCCTCGGCCAGCCGGTCGCTGCAGACCACGCCCATCCGACAAGTGCAGGTGCCTCTGAAGCAGCCGCCCCGTGGCGCTGGCCTGCTGCTCCAACCCTCCAGTGCCGCCGCCGTCTCAACCGCGATGGTCAGTATCCCCGCGACGGAGTATCTACCTCAGCATGTGATGGCGGGTCGTCAGCAACAGCAGGTGCAACAAGTGCAGCAGGTGCCGCAGCAACAGGCGGCGGTGCTctaccagcagcaacagcagcagctaaTCCTGCTGCCCCAGCTGGACGGGAGTGTCGTCAATACGTCCACGGCGGCCGCAGCCCAGCTCGCccagctccagcagcagcaactcagccagcaacagcaactctatcagcagcaacagcagtatCTGTTGACCCTACCCGCCGGTACCAAGCCGCAGAGCGTCAGCCCCAAACGCCTGCTGTACGGCAGTACCGTGGCCGGCGCCGTGCCGCCCGGCACATCCGCCTGTCCCCAGCCGGCGGCACCTCCTTCCGTTCAGTATATCGCCGCTGGATCGCAAATGATGCAGCCGGGGGCCAGCGGTGGCTTCCTCAATGGCGCCGGCGCCATTTCCGGAATCGCAGCAGGACGAGGGCCCCTGCAGCTGGCTTACTACGGCGCTGCACCCCCGAGCACTGCCCCCCCGCTGGCGACGTCCGCTCCGATTGCCCCCGAAACATATGAACCGCCAACCGCTCCACACAGCCaaaatcagcagcagcagcagcaacagccgcCAACACAGCCGCCGCCGGGCGCCTACTACGGCGAGATGATGCACGGTGTCCAG CCTGCCTCGGCTGTGGAATACAAGTTCCCGCCGGCCATCAGTGTGCAACGGTTGGCGCCGCAGGTGCAGCGGCAGCTGCGAGAGACGCAGGAACTCATAAAAGACTCGTGCCCGCAACTGTATGCGGCGGGCTATGGCAGCCCAGGACCACCGATACGCAACCCCAACAGGAACCCCACTAGAACTAGACCCACCCTGGAGACGCAGTTCTCGCAGGAACTCTCGTGA
- the LOC6506194 gene encoding RNA polymerase II degradation factor 1 isoform X1 has product MGCGQSKIHLYPRKSKSKANGKKGGHADSDAETDEDEGHIEDAEKAQQRDREKHDESDDSSNKDVTDSDDDVAVSLLRAKNLSLLQSQEISSSQQNFFRMLDKKIDEGPDYDSASETEIALEEARLNALRQHWESASLTASICSSASRSLQTTPIRQVQVPLKQPPRGAGLLLQPSSAAAVSTAMVSIPATEYLPQHVMAGRQQQQVQQVQQVPQQQAAVLYQQQQQQLILLPQLDGSVVNTSTAAAAQLAQLQQQQLSQQQQLYQQQQQYLLTLPAGTKPQSVSPKRLLYGSTVAGAVPPGTSACPQPAAPPSVQYIAAGSQMMQPGASGGFLNGAGAISGIAAGRGPLQLAYYGAAPPSTAPPLATSAPIAPETYEPPTAPHSQNQQQQQQQPPTQPPPGAYYGEMMHGVQPASAVEYKFPPAISVQRLAPQVQRQLRETQELIKDSCPQLYAAGYGSPGPPIRNPNRNPTRTRPTLETQFSQELS; this is encoded by the exons ATGGGCTGTGGACAAAGCAAGATACATTTGTATCCCAGGAAATCGAAGAGTAAAGCCAACGGCAAGAAAGGAGGACATG CCGACTCAGACGCCGAAACGGACGAGGACGAAGGCCACATCGAGGACGCCGAGAAGGCACAGCAACGCGACCGTGAGAAGCACGACGAGAGCGATGATTCAAGCAATAAGGATGTGACGGATAGTGACGACGACGTGGCCGTCTCCCTGCTGCGGGCCAAGAACCTATCCCTGCTCCAAAGCCA GGAAATATCATCTAGCCAACAGAACTTCTTCCGCATGCTGGACAAGAAGATTGATGAG GGCCCCGACTACGACTCGGCCAGCGAGACGGAGATCGCCCTGGAGGAGGCCCGACTGAACGCTCTGCGCCAGCACTGGGAATCCGCCAGCCTGACGGCCTCCATCTGCTCCTCGGCCAGCCGGTCGCTGCAGACCACGCCCATCCGACAAGTGCAGGTGCCTCTGAAGCAGCCGCCCCGTGGCGCTGGCCTGCTGCTCCAACCCTCCAGTGCCGCCGCCGTCTCAACCGCGATGGTCAGTATCCCCGCGACGGAGTATCTACCTCAGCATGTGATGGCGGGTCGTCAGCAACAGCAGGTGCAACAAGTGCAGCAGGTGCCGCAGCAACAGGCGGCGGTGCTctaccagcagcaacagcagcagctaaTCCTGCTGCCCCAGCTGGACGGGAGTGTCGTCAATACGTCCACGGCGGCCGCAGCCCAGCTCGCccagctccagcagcagcaactcagccagcaacagcaactctatcagcagcaacagcagtatCTGTTGACCCTACCCGCCGGTACCAAGCCGCAGAGCGTCAGCCCCAAACGCCTGCTGTACGGCAGTACCGTGGCCGGCGCCGTGCCGCCCGGCACATCCGCCTGTCCCCAGCCGGCGGCACCTCCTTCCGTTCAGTATATCGCCGCTGGATCGCAAATGATGCAGCCGGGGGCCAGCGGTGGCTTCCTCAATGGCGCCGGCGCCATTTCCGGAATCGCAGCAGGACGAGGGCCCCTGCAGCTGGCTTACTACGGCGCTGCACCCCCGAGCACTGCCCCCCCGCTGGCGACGTCCGCTCCGATTGCCCCCGAAACATATGAACCGCCAACCGCTCCACACAGCCaaaatcagcagcagcagcagcaacagccgcCAACACAGCCGCCGCCGGGCGCCTACTACGGCGAGATGATGCACGGTGTCCAG CCTGCCTCGGCTGTGGAATACAAGTTCCCGCCGGCCATCAGTGTGCAACGGTTGGCGCCGCAGGTGCAGCGGCAGCTGCGAGAGACGCAGGAACTCATAAAAGACTCGTGCCCGCAACTGTATGCGGCGGGCTATGGCAGCCCAGGACCACCGATACGCAACCCCAACAGGAACCCCACTAGAACTAGACCCACCCTGGAGACGCAGTTCTCGCAGGAACTCTCGTGA